The following coding sequences are from one Kwoniella bestiolae CBS 10118 chromosome 2, complete sequence window:
- a CDS encoding 5-formyltetrahydrofolate cyclo-ligase, whose translation MSTQAAFALKASLRKSMLKTLKGMSDGEVEKQSQAVFRILLDQPFFKEAKSIGCYLSMKHGELRTNGIVDHVLKRGSTLYTPFIPPPPSRSPEAQPSSSSQDMKMLRLYSSSDLDKCPLDKWGILDPGETRNDMEREMREDAMNRSSPPLDLILIPGVAFDEECNRLGRGKAYYDRFLLSYTSNRPSPLLVALALSPQILERGEKVPTTEHDFRLDGVVSPEGIVWRNSKSD comes from the exons ATGTCGACCCAAGCAGCTTTCGCACTCAAGGCCTCGTTGAGAAAATCGATGCTAAAGACTTTGAAGGGGATGTCTGACGGAGAAGTCGAGAAGCAAT CACAAGCTGTATTCCGTATACTGCTCGATCAGCCTTTCTTCAAGGAAGCGAAATCGATAGGGTGTTATCTCAGCATGAAGCATGGTGAATTGAGGACGAATGGGATTGTCGATCACGTCTTGAAGAGAG GATCAACGCTCTACACACCCTTcatcccaccacctccatcccGCAGTCCAGAAGCTCAgccttcatcgtcctcacAAGATATGAAGATGCTCAGGCTGTATTCTTCCTCCGATCTGGACAAGTGCCCTCTGGATAAATGGGGTATTCTGGATCCGGGAGAAACGAGAAACGACATGGAACGGGAGATGcgagaagatg CAATGAACCGCTCTTCCCCACCGCTTGACCTGATCCTCATACCTGGTGTAGCGTTCGATGAGGAGTGTAATCGA CTCGGCCGAGGGAAGGCATACTATGATCGATTTCTCCTTTCATACACCTCCAACCGACCTTCTCCATTGCTGG TCGCACTGGCACTATCTCCCCAGATActtgaaagaggtgaaaagGTACCCACTACGGAACATGATTTCAGGTTAGACGGAGTCGTGTCACCTGAAGGGATCGTTTGGCGAAACAGCAAAAGCGACTGA